In Caldalkalibacillus salinus, the DNA window TGCCTTAATCATTCTAACTTGTTTTAAAACGTTGGTCAACCCCTAATACGAAGGAAATTGCTTGTCTTTTAATTGACCAGGTTCTTGTTTAAGAGTAAGTTGACTTAGAGCTTCTCTTAGTACTATTTTTTGTGTCTCTTTATCACTAGGCTTACCTAGTGAATGTCCAAAATCAAACCCTACAGGATGAATGGCTCTCGGAGGTCTCATAAGACCTGACTGCTCCTTGTCTAGTGTGATAAGAACTGTTGGAAGGCCTTGAGCCTCAATTGCACGCTGTACCGCGACCACGGTACGATGACAAAGCGGTCAGCCAGCTGTTAGAAGAACCGCATCTGCTTTAGATTTTGTAATCTCTTTAGCAATTTGTGGAATTGTTTCTTCATTTATTTTCTTTAAACGCATGGCATACCCCATCATAGAGATATGTTTGTTGTTAACAGCGCCAATATAACCTTCGTCTACTAGTTCACGTAAACGATCTAGAGGGAATATCGTGTTAACGTCCTTTTTAGGTTCATCCGTATTATAGTGCTCTTTAGGCGCACCGTGAGTTACTGTAAAGTCCTCTGTGCTAGCATCCTCTGGAATC includes these proteins:
- a CDS encoding glycine/sarcosine/betaine reductase selenoprotein B family protein, with the translated sequence MEMSRKAIPYTPNDKTLSEMTIAIVSTAGAHLKDQEPFNTDGDETYRVIPEDASTEDFTVTHGAPKEHYNTDEPKKDVNTIFPLDRLRELVDEGYIGAVNNKHISMMGYAMRLKKINEETIPQIAKEITKSKADAVLLTAG